A genome region from Anopheles merus strain MAF unplaced genomic scaffold, AmerM5.1 LNR4000500, whole genome shotgun sequence includes the following:
- the LOC121602538 gene encoding LOW QUALITY PROTEIN: SAGA-associated factor 29-like (The sequence of the model RefSeq protein was modified relative to this genomic sequence to represent the inferred CDS: inserted 4 bases in 4 codons) yields ERLKSLKTLVCEIETERKRNETINNVMRLTKMSSEDKSPALNHKLKTLYKVGLQDAIQEKXLIRQALAKIQDIRNIRNERRIQARNAGNKETIRRGALMKMLQISAQTLPLFVSKPGEKIPHLCGSIPADXRYIAKPGDMVAALVKXREGEENWILAEVVQYVSSTSKYEVDDXDEEQKDRHVLSRRRIVPLPLMRANPETDGQALFPKGTTVMALYPQTTCFYKAIINQLPQTANEEYEVLFEDPTYPDGYSPPLFVAQRYVIAIKQNKKTTS; encoded by the exons GAAAggctcaaatcactcaaaacaCTGGTCTGCGAAATAGAAACGGAGCGCAAACGTAACGAAACCATCAACAACGTGATGCGCTTAACCAAGATGTCGAGCGAGGACAAATCACCGGCCCTGAACCACAAGCTCAAAACGCTGTACAAAGTAGGCCTACAGGATGCGATACAGGAGA CACTGATACGGCAGGCGCTGGCAAAGATTCAGGACATCAGAAACATACGCAACGAACGCCGCATCCAGGCACGCAATGCCGGCAACAAGGAGACCATTCGCCGCGGTGCTTTGATGAAGATGCTGCAGATCTCCGCCCAAACATTGCCGCTGTTCGTCAGCAAGCCGGGCGAAAAGATACCTCACCTGTGCGGATCGATCCCGGCGG AGCGCTACATTGCCAAGCCGGGCGACATGGTAGCAGCGCTGGTGA AGCGAGAGGGCGAGGAGAATTGGATATTGGCCGAGGTGGTGCAGTACGTGTCCTCCACCAGCAAGTACGAGGTGGACG ATGACGAGGAGCAGAAAGATCGCCACGTGCTGAGTCGTCGCCGGATCGTGCCACTGCCGCTGATGCGAGCCAACCCGGAGACCGATGGACAGGCGCTGTTCCCCAAGGGTACCACCGTCATGGCGCTCTACCCGCAGACGACCTGTTTCTACAAAGCCATCATTAATCAGCTGCCCCAGACGGCAAACGAAGAGTACGAGGTGCTGTTCGAGGATCCAACATACCCGGACGGGTACTCGCCGCCTCTGTTTGTCGCGCAGCGGTACGTGATTGCGATCAAGCAGAACAAGAAAACCACCTCTTGA
- the LOC121602547 gene encoding 28S ribosomal protein S17, mitochondrial-like: MASRVAMLLGQVVPCVKVNASKIRVRRMELDTNLNMYFKKDEFYFAHDPDKRCKTGDIVLIKELPERLTRLISHSVEEIVYPLGDITDPITGKKVVVGKYREDIEEANRLFGKSKDAFDYANAPPRGRLEGTRDFTHGETYIKYHEDGKDQPFAV; encoded by the exons ATGGCTAGCCGTGTAGCAATGCTGTTGGGACAAGTAGTCCCATGTGTTAAGGTGAACGCATCCAAAATACGAGTGCGACGAATGGAGCTGGACACGAATCTGAACATG TACTTCAAAAAGGATGAATTTTACTTTGCCCACGATCCGGACAAGCGGTGCAAAACGGGCGACATCGTGCTGATCAAGGAGCTGCCCGAAAGGCTTACACGGCTCATTTCGCACTCCGTGGAAGAGATCGTGTACCCGCTGGGCGACATTACCGACCCGATCACGGGCAAGAAGGTGGTCGTGGGCAAATACCGCGAGGATATTGAGGAAGCGAATCGGTTGTTCGGGAAATCGAAGGATGCGTTTGACTACGCCAACGCACCGCCGCGTGGTCGGTTGGAGGGTACGCGCGATTTTACGCACGGAGAAACGTACATCAAGTACCACGAGGACGGCAAAGATCAACCATTTGCAGTGTAA